A genomic region of Denticeps clupeoides chromosome 9, fDenClu1.1, whole genome shotgun sequence contains the following coding sequences:
- the arhgef49 gene encoding uncharacterized protein arhgef49 isoform X2 yields MPDVKAPACEYSAAGSPVGCSMDLEHCLNELQPSLSVLSGPYPDLETAQGQCPLGVAPSGCGGGNNNNNGPLSNMGLRYCSTSSMHPSKYPEAPLGYSGKHQSYVNTTSSRLFRSMENLHWAVSDPSLYALGTPYRSVDSEFILHCTSTSHWYDGPPEGSQVYGVVPNPESLAFYPRRALVRRDLPLFPQWLFPPVEEWGVNGNARKGLRDKLRLQSARVSEPHMPLRPQAVMGHSVPSPQLGSTDKELASRLALANSGVTPRTLCARRITSPEEIKQEVLRRLQLRRQNSSPNLALHSCPAPGRVGKSCTSEPLAGSSGQSSLERKRPPIGRLHIPTFEEFKRMRQKESSQLSQVPTSAPPGGAVENCSQVGRDSYSLEAVGVKETIVVIKENDGVPGTPLQSQDGSATGEDNFKLNSDKTGPICTGPTPRSPLHSTAASAREGAVEEPSGPRATDVSLPPFPPRRESSDAPSSCCPALLLDGTDLSSYGAKIYSMKDGILGSALDLIKKSCSAEIAAEASVRLSRERGDNDGADITPAPRPSRQSVGVAMTTTTACGAEARDDKPAGQEAGAGEGGGGEDEEREECSGPGCRRSSSDAAYEPAESVRAQRECRLRPHYSDPMPTDAAKRKQLEMKIAAAARLHSQRRDRDGGPASVRGRSEPRGEERFSGAGLVVSRVGQHRWSTVSSLSADSGVVGLSDEREDEEEPRQRSRHSAGAEVERVDSGIGPGLARGWKRPLASTRGPDAHRLCPDCGQKDGSAGESMCERCAKLRTERKEAIMEFLNTESSYGEDLRIIKEEFYCPMQNAGLLTNEQLAVVFSNVQELIDFNDRFTEHLQESIDQAFDQGDEDLLTVCIGEIFVEFANMLPAFQTYCLQQSTSVNMLNTLEKEKELLRIFLDVSQNDNTALRRMNLRSFLMAPLQRVTKYPLLLSRISKATAECHPDYARLREAKSRVESHLEHINMKTKQEVTATWSLRSFRRDSRKNREVINIEMRELSMKTVGWTRESTRFVMEGPLQLSQPADGQWVKKGSKSLKFQNVQSLLMVQTQQFPESTADGCGPRVEQNETLDVIRDGVLVLIKDKSSGKFTVLREPIHLGNCVVSAEPDCEDTFEVLDIRREAFVFRASDKSRTQQWFRQIKRYACDLGLWKKRRNALPNIMINTTQSRS; encoded by the exons ATGCCGGACGTGAAGGCCCCAGCATGTGAGTACTCCGCCGCGGGTTCCCCTGTGGGCTGCAGCATGGACCTGGAGCATTGCCTCAACGAGCTCCAGCCCTCTCTCTCCGTCCTCTCGGGCCCCTACCCCGATCTGGAGACGGCGCAAGGCCAGTGTCCCCTCGGCGTCGCACCGTCGGGATGCGGAGgtggcaacaacaacaacaacggcccCCTCAGCAACATGGGCCTGCGCTATTGCTCCACTAGCAGCATGCACCCCTCCAAGTACCCCGAAGCCCCACTGGGATACAGCGGCAAGCACCAGTCCTACGTGAACACCACCAGCAGCCGGCTGTTCCGTAGCATGGAGAACCTGCACTGGGCCGTGTCTGACCCCAGCCTCTACGCCCTGGGGACCCCGTACAGGAGCGTGGACAGCGAGTTTATCCTGCACTGCACCTCCACCAGCCACTGGTACGACGGACCTCCTGAAGGCTCGCAGGTCTATGGTGTGGTGCCCAACCCGGAAAGCTTGGCCTTCTACCCTCGACGAGCGCTGGTGAGGCGGGACCTACCTCTATTTCCTCAGTGGCTCTTTCCTCCTGTGGAAGAATGGGGCGTGAATGGGAACGCTCGGAAAGGCCTGAGGGACAAACTCCGTCTGCAGAGCGCCCGGGTTTCCGAGCCCCACATGCCCCTGCGGCCTCAGGCTGTCATGGGCCACAGCGTTCCATCACCACAGCTGGGGTCGACTGACAAAGAGCTGGCCTCCCGCCTTGCACTGGCTAACTCAGGTGTGACCCCGAGAACTTTGTGTGCCCGGCGCATCACCAGCCCTGAGGAGATCAAGCAGGAGGTGCTGAGACGTCTGCAGCTGCGACGCCAGAACAGCTCCCCGAACCTGGCCCTCCACTCCTGCCCTGCGCCCGGTCGTGTGGGTAAGTCTTGCACCTCCGAGCCCCTGGCTGGGAGCTCCGGTCAGTCCTCACTGGAGCGGAAGAGACCGCCCATTGGACGCCTCCACATCCCCACCTTTGAGGAATTTAAAAGGATGAGGCAGAAGGAGAGCAGTCAGTTGTCGCAAGTGCCCACATCAGCACCTCCTGGTGGTGCAGTGGAGAACTGCAGCCAGGTTGGGAGAGACAGCTACAGTCTGGAGGCAGTTGGTGTCAAAGAGACAATAGTCGTGATAAAGGAAAATGACGGTGTCCCTGGGACACCACTCCAAAGCCAAGATGGCAGCGCCACTGGTGAGGACAATTTTAAACTGAACTCTGACAAGACTGGGCCCATCTGCACCGGGCCCACACCCCGGTCGCCACTCCATTCGACAGCAGCTTCAGCCAGGGAGGGGGCCGTGGAGGAACCATCAGGCCCCAGGGCCACAGATGTGTCTCTTCCCCCGTTTCCTCCCCGAAGGGAGAGCTCAGACGCCCCGTCCAGCTGCTGCCCAGCCCTCCTGCTGGACGGAACAGATCTCTCCAGCTATGGAGCCAAGATCTACAGCATGAAGGACGGCATCCTCGGCTCTGCGCTGGACCTCATCAAAAAGAG CTGCAGTGCAGAGATTGCTGCCGAGGCTTCCGTCAGACTGTCACGTGAGCGGGGTGACAACGACGGTGCTGACATCACCCCGGCCCCCCGGCCCAGCCGTCAATCTGTCGGCGTTGCCATGACGACCACAACGGCCTGCGGAGCCGAGGCTCGCGATGACAAGCCAGCAGGACAGGAGGCAGGAGCCGGAGaaggaggtggtggagaagaCGAAGAGCGAGAAGAATGC TCCGGCCCGGGCTGCAGGCGCTCCAGCTCGGACGCCGCCTATGAGCCGGCGGAGTCCGTGAGGGCCCAGCGCGAGTGCCGCCTGCGGCCCCACTACAGCGACCCTATGCCCACCGATGCCGCCAAGCGCAAGCAGCTGGAGATGAAGATAGCGGCCGCTGCCCGCCTCCACAGCCAGCGCCGGGACCGGGATGGCG GCCCAGCCTCAGTCAGAGGACGCTCGGAACCTCGTGGGGAAGAACGTTTTTCTGGGGCTGGTCTGGTTGTGAGTCGGGTGGGTCAGCACCGCTGGAGTACGGTGAGCAGCCTCAGTGCGGACAGCGGGGTGGTGGGCCTGAGCGACGAGCGCGAGGACGAAGAGGAGCCGCGGCAACGCTCCCGGCACAGTGCTGGGGCTGAGGTGGAGCGCGTGGACAGTGGCATCGGACCGGGACTGGCTCGCGGGTGGAAGAGGCCCTTGGCCTCAACCCGGGGACCGGATGCCCATCGCCTTTGTCCTGACTGTGGCCAGAAGGATGGAAGTGCGGGGGAAAGCATGTGCGAGAGGTGCGCCAAGCTGCGCACCGAACGCAAGGAAGCAATCATGGAGTTCCTCAACACCGAGTCCAGCTATGGAGAGGACCTACGCATCATCAAGGAGGAATTTTACTGTCCCATGCAGAACGCGGGACTACTCACCAATGAACAGCTGGCTGTGGTGTTCAGCAATGTTCAGGAACTCATTGACTTCAACGACAGGTTCACGGAACACCTGCAGGAGAGCATTGACCAGGCATTCGATCAG GGTGACGAGGACCTCCTGACAGTATGCATCGGAGAGATCTTCGTGGAATTTGCCAACATGCTGCCAGCCTTTCAGACCTACTGCCTTCAGCAGTCCACCTCTGTCAACATGCTGAACacgctggagaaggagaaggagctgCTGAG GATATTCTTGGATGTTTCCCAGAACGACAACACGGCTCTCAGACGCATGAACTTGCGTTCGTTCCTCATGGCACCGCTCCAGCGTGTCACCAAGTACCCGCTGCTGCTCAGCCGCATCAGCAAGGCCACCGCCGAATGTCACCCGGACTACGCTCGTCTGCGAGAGGCCAAGAGCCGCGTGGAGTCACACTTGGAGCACATCAACATGAAGACCAAGCAGGAGGTCACGGCCACGTGGTCTCTGCGCTCCTTCCGCCGTGACAGCCGCAAGAACCGCGAGGTCATCAACATTGAGATGCGGGAGCTGTCGATGAAGACAGTCGGGTGGACACGAGAGAGCACTCGCTTCGTCATGGAGGGTCCGCTGCAGCTCTCGCAACCCGCTGACGGCCAGTGGGTTAAGAAGGGCAGCAAGTCGCTGAAGTTTCAGAATGTCCAGAGCTTGCTGATGGTGCAGACTCAACAGTTCCCAGAGAGCACAGCAGACGGGTGCGGTCCGAGAGTAGAACAGAACGAGACACTGGATGTGATACGAGATGGGGTTCTGGTGCTCATTAAGGACAAAAGCAGTGGGAAATTCACTGTTCTTCGAGAGCCCATCCATCTTGGTAACTGTGTGGTGTCAGCAGAGCCGGACTGTGAGGACACCTTTGAGGTCCTGGATATTCGGCGAGAGGCCTTTGTTTTTCGAGCCTCAGACAAGTCACGCACACAGCAGTGGTTTCGTCAGATCAAGAGGTATGCCTGTGATCTGGGACTGTGGAAAAAACGGCGCAATGCTCTTCCCAATATCATGATAAATACAACCCAGAGCAGGTCTTGA
- the arhgef49 gene encoding uncharacterized protein arhgef49 isoform X1, with product MPDVKAPACEYSAAGSPVGCSMDLEHCLNELQPSLSVLSGPYPDLETAQGQCPLGVAPSGCGGGNNNNNGPLSNMGLRYCSTSSMHPSKYPEAPLGYSGKHQSYVNTTSSRLFRSMENLHWAVSDPSLYALGTPYRSVDSEFILHCTSTSHWYDGPPEGSQVYGVVPNPESLAFYPRRALVRRDLPLFPQWLFPPVEEWGVNGNARKGLRDKLRLQSARVSEPHMPLRPQAVMGHSVPSPQLGSTDKELASRLALANSGVTPRTLCARRITSPEEIKQEVLRRLQLRRQNSSPNLALHSCPAPGRVGKSCTSEPLAGSSGQSSLERKRPPIGRLHIPTFEEFKRMRQKESSQLSQVPTSAPPGGAVENCSQVGRDSYSLEAVGVKETIVVIKENDGVPGTPLQSQDGSATGEDNFKLNSDKTGPICTGPTPRSPLHSTAASAREGAVEEPSGPRATDVSLPPFPPRRESSDAPSSCCPALLLDGTDLSSYGAKIYSMKDGILGSALDLIKKSCSAEIAAEASVRLSRERGDNDGADITPAPRPSRQSVGVAMTTTTACGAEARDDKPAGQEAGAGEGGGGEDEEREECQSGPGCRRSSSDAAYEPAESVRAQRECRLRPHYSDPMPTDAAKRKQLEMKIAAAARLHSQRRDRDGGPASVRGRSEPRGEERFSGAGLVVSRVGQHRWSTVSSLSADSGVVGLSDEREDEEEPRQRSRHSAGAEVERVDSGIGPGLARGWKRPLASTRGPDAHRLCPDCGQKDGSAGESMCERCAKLRTERKEAIMEFLNTESSYGEDLRIIKEEFYCPMQNAGLLTNEQLAVVFSNVQELIDFNDRFTEHLQESIDQAFDQGDEDLLTVCIGEIFVEFANMLPAFQTYCLQQSTSVNMLNTLEKEKELLRIFLDVSQNDNTALRRMNLRSFLMAPLQRVTKYPLLLSRISKATAECHPDYARLREAKSRVESHLEHINMKTKQEVTATWSLRSFRRDSRKNREVINIEMRELSMKTVGWTRESTRFVMEGPLQLSQPADGQWVKKGSKSLKFQNVQSLLMVQTQQFPESTADGCGPRVEQNETLDVIRDGVLVLIKDKSSGKFTVLREPIHLGNCVVSAEPDCEDTFEVLDIRREAFVFRASDKSRTQQWFRQIKRYACDLGLWKKRRNALPNIMINTTQSRS from the exons ATGCCGGACGTGAAGGCCCCAGCATGTGAGTACTCCGCCGCGGGTTCCCCTGTGGGCTGCAGCATGGACCTGGAGCATTGCCTCAACGAGCTCCAGCCCTCTCTCTCCGTCCTCTCGGGCCCCTACCCCGATCTGGAGACGGCGCAAGGCCAGTGTCCCCTCGGCGTCGCACCGTCGGGATGCGGAGgtggcaacaacaacaacaacggcccCCTCAGCAACATGGGCCTGCGCTATTGCTCCACTAGCAGCATGCACCCCTCCAAGTACCCCGAAGCCCCACTGGGATACAGCGGCAAGCACCAGTCCTACGTGAACACCACCAGCAGCCGGCTGTTCCGTAGCATGGAGAACCTGCACTGGGCCGTGTCTGACCCCAGCCTCTACGCCCTGGGGACCCCGTACAGGAGCGTGGACAGCGAGTTTATCCTGCACTGCACCTCCACCAGCCACTGGTACGACGGACCTCCTGAAGGCTCGCAGGTCTATGGTGTGGTGCCCAACCCGGAAAGCTTGGCCTTCTACCCTCGACGAGCGCTGGTGAGGCGGGACCTACCTCTATTTCCTCAGTGGCTCTTTCCTCCTGTGGAAGAATGGGGCGTGAATGGGAACGCTCGGAAAGGCCTGAGGGACAAACTCCGTCTGCAGAGCGCCCGGGTTTCCGAGCCCCACATGCCCCTGCGGCCTCAGGCTGTCATGGGCCACAGCGTTCCATCACCACAGCTGGGGTCGACTGACAAAGAGCTGGCCTCCCGCCTTGCACTGGCTAACTCAGGTGTGACCCCGAGAACTTTGTGTGCCCGGCGCATCACCAGCCCTGAGGAGATCAAGCAGGAGGTGCTGAGACGTCTGCAGCTGCGACGCCAGAACAGCTCCCCGAACCTGGCCCTCCACTCCTGCCCTGCGCCCGGTCGTGTGGGTAAGTCTTGCACCTCCGAGCCCCTGGCTGGGAGCTCCGGTCAGTCCTCACTGGAGCGGAAGAGACCGCCCATTGGACGCCTCCACATCCCCACCTTTGAGGAATTTAAAAGGATGAGGCAGAAGGAGAGCAGTCAGTTGTCGCAAGTGCCCACATCAGCACCTCCTGGTGGTGCAGTGGAGAACTGCAGCCAGGTTGGGAGAGACAGCTACAGTCTGGAGGCAGTTGGTGTCAAAGAGACAATAGTCGTGATAAAGGAAAATGACGGTGTCCCTGGGACACCACTCCAAAGCCAAGATGGCAGCGCCACTGGTGAGGACAATTTTAAACTGAACTCTGACAAGACTGGGCCCATCTGCACCGGGCCCACACCCCGGTCGCCACTCCATTCGACAGCAGCTTCAGCCAGGGAGGGGGCCGTGGAGGAACCATCAGGCCCCAGGGCCACAGATGTGTCTCTTCCCCCGTTTCCTCCCCGAAGGGAGAGCTCAGACGCCCCGTCCAGCTGCTGCCCAGCCCTCCTGCTGGACGGAACAGATCTCTCCAGCTATGGAGCCAAGATCTACAGCATGAAGGACGGCATCCTCGGCTCTGCGCTGGACCTCATCAAAAAGAG CTGCAGTGCAGAGATTGCTGCCGAGGCTTCCGTCAGACTGTCACGTGAGCGGGGTGACAACGACGGTGCTGACATCACCCCGGCCCCCCGGCCCAGCCGTCAATCTGTCGGCGTTGCCATGACGACCACAACGGCCTGCGGAGCCGAGGCTCGCGATGACAAGCCAGCAGGACAGGAGGCAGGAGCCGGAGaaggaggtggtggagaagaCGAAGAGCGAGAAGAATGC CAGTCCGGCCCGGGCTGCAGGCGCTCCAGCTCGGACGCCGCCTATGAGCCGGCGGAGTCCGTGAGGGCCCAGCGCGAGTGCCGCCTGCGGCCCCACTACAGCGACCCTATGCCCACCGATGCCGCCAAGCGCAAGCAGCTGGAGATGAAGATAGCGGCCGCTGCCCGCCTCCACAGCCAGCGCCGGGACCGGGATGGCG GCCCAGCCTCAGTCAGAGGACGCTCGGAACCTCGTGGGGAAGAACGTTTTTCTGGGGCTGGTCTGGTTGTGAGTCGGGTGGGTCAGCACCGCTGGAGTACGGTGAGCAGCCTCAGTGCGGACAGCGGGGTGGTGGGCCTGAGCGACGAGCGCGAGGACGAAGAGGAGCCGCGGCAACGCTCCCGGCACAGTGCTGGGGCTGAGGTGGAGCGCGTGGACAGTGGCATCGGACCGGGACTGGCTCGCGGGTGGAAGAGGCCCTTGGCCTCAACCCGGGGACCGGATGCCCATCGCCTTTGTCCTGACTGTGGCCAGAAGGATGGAAGTGCGGGGGAAAGCATGTGCGAGAGGTGCGCCAAGCTGCGCACCGAACGCAAGGAAGCAATCATGGAGTTCCTCAACACCGAGTCCAGCTATGGAGAGGACCTACGCATCATCAAGGAGGAATTTTACTGTCCCATGCAGAACGCGGGACTACTCACCAATGAACAGCTGGCTGTGGTGTTCAGCAATGTTCAGGAACTCATTGACTTCAACGACAGGTTCACGGAACACCTGCAGGAGAGCATTGACCAGGCATTCGATCAG GGTGACGAGGACCTCCTGACAGTATGCATCGGAGAGATCTTCGTGGAATTTGCCAACATGCTGCCAGCCTTTCAGACCTACTGCCTTCAGCAGTCCACCTCTGTCAACATGCTGAACacgctggagaaggagaaggagctgCTGAG GATATTCTTGGATGTTTCCCAGAACGACAACACGGCTCTCAGACGCATGAACTTGCGTTCGTTCCTCATGGCACCGCTCCAGCGTGTCACCAAGTACCCGCTGCTGCTCAGCCGCATCAGCAAGGCCACCGCCGAATGTCACCCGGACTACGCTCGTCTGCGAGAGGCCAAGAGCCGCGTGGAGTCACACTTGGAGCACATCAACATGAAGACCAAGCAGGAGGTCACGGCCACGTGGTCTCTGCGCTCCTTCCGCCGTGACAGCCGCAAGAACCGCGAGGTCATCAACATTGAGATGCGGGAGCTGTCGATGAAGACAGTCGGGTGGACACGAGAGAGCACTCGCTTCGTCATGGAGGGTCCGCTGCAGCTCTCGCAACCCGCTGACGGCCAGTGGGTTAAGAAGGGCAGCAAGTCGCTGAAGTTTCAGAATGTCCAGAGCTTGCTGATGGTGCAGACTCAACAGTTCCCAGAGAGCACAGCAGACGGGTGCGGTCCGAGAGTAGAACAGAACGAGACACTGGATGTGATACGAGATGGGGTTCTGGTGCTCATTAAGGACAAAAGCAGTGGGAAATTCACTGTTCTTCGAGAGCCCATCCATCTTGGTAACTGTGTGGTGTCAGCAGAGCCGGACTGTGAGGACACCTTTGAGGTCCTGGATATTCGGCGAGAGGCCTTTGTTTTTCGAGCCTCAGACAAGTCACGCACACAGCAGTGGTTTCGTCAGATCAAGAGGTATGCCTGTGATCTGGGACTGTGGAAAAAACGGCGCAATGCTCTTCCCAATATCATGATAAATACAACCCAGAGCAGGTCTTGA